Below is a genomic region from bacterium.
CATGGCTTACAAACACGGTTTGAGTTGCCGATATTTGAAGGTTCTAGCTACTCAGACGCTTATCTCGCCTTCCTCCGCACCATCACATTCCTCCGGATGCTCAATGTCTCGGAAGAATCCCTGCGCGACCTTTGGCGTCTTGAAAAAAAACTACTGCAACTCCTGCACGTGGATTCAACCGGTTCACCCACATGGTTCCTTGACGCCTGTGCTCAAACCACGGATCTAAGCCACCGGTTACTTCTAACGAATCATAATATGGGCGTTAAACTTTCGCCTCGGATGATTCAACTCGGATTGGACTTCGGCCAGGGCTTACCTGAGTTTTTCCCTGGCAAGGACATGGGAGAAGATGTGCTGCGGGTTCTGGGGGAATATTTGAAGCTCTACACGCGCATCCAATCTGAGGTGAAAATTGAAGTCCCCCTCATGCGCGACGCCACGCGCTGGGCGGCTAGGGTGAAATAGTGGGACCTTGGTGATAAATTGCCAGTCCCGTTGCCGACTATTGAATTGTTCGAGATGGGTGAGCGTGATGCTTTAAGTGGTAAATCGAAATCGTTGGACCAGTCATTGGTAGATTTTCGTGGTGCACAGGCACGGTTTGAGTTACTAACATTGTAGGTTACCAACTACTAGGCTTATGAGCACCGATCTTGATTTATTGGACAGATTGTATAGATTGAATCATGCGAAATCTTTGTCGGCATGGTTATGTCAAATAAAAGCCAAGCATCAACCTTTGATGTTATCTCTTCAGAATTATCTGTTAGGGCAATGCATGTCCTTGAGAAATGCGCTATTAAGGACGGGGAAGCCTTTTTGCGGCTTACCAGAGAAGATATGTCGAGAACTTGGGGCTGTGGCAAAGGAACAATTGCCGAGATTGAAAAAAAACAGTCGAAACTTCGCATGCAAGGCGCGCGCAAAATAGTTCAATTGCCACGTATCGAAGATTGTTCCGAATCCATCCAGAGCGATGTGTTTCGTGCTATCCAGGGTGAACTCAGTGTCCGAGCCGCAAATGCGATACAATCATTAGGTATTAGCGACTTGAAGTCATTCATGAGGCTTAATTTGGATCAACTTTTAGATTGCCGTAATTGTGGGCGCAAATCAGCCTGCGAAATTTTAAAAATTCAAGGTAGTGTTGCCGAAATGATTCAGCGCTTCGCTGTGAAGTCAGGGGATCCCAACATAAAGGAATTCTCGATTGACGTTGCCAATCCCGTGCCGTGGTTGACTAACTGGATTCTTGGCCTTGCTAGGTCGAAACGAGAAGCGAATGCTTTCATGTTTCGGAAAGGTATGCTTGGGTTCGCCCCTATGACGCTTGATTCCGTTGCGCAGCAAGTTGGCGATGTTACGCGCGAGCGGGTTCGTCAAATGGAGAATTCCATCGAAAAGAGAGCCGCCGCCCGGTATCAACAACTTAGGTTGCGTCCACTGATGGAAGAGATAGCGGTCGTCGTTGAACTAAAAGGTGGGATAGCAACTTCTAGAGAATTGGTTAAAGATGTTTTATGTAAAGGAACCGATAGTTCTCAATTTAGATTCGCAACAGAACTTATCGCTTATTTTGCGACGCTTCAAGTATGGAAGGACACTGGCCTAGTACTTCAAAATGGCAATAATGTCACGAAAGGGGATGCGTTGCCTCTGATCGAAAATTTGGCGTCTATTATTTGTGAGGTCGCATTAAGCGAGGCAGACGAACGAAGGTCTGATGATCTTTGGAGCATAGAGCGTGAAAGACTAAAAGGCGTTCTGCAAAAAAAAGCTCATATTCTCAACTGGATACCTGACACCTCCGTTTTGTCAGATGCAATATTTGAATCCGTGCTCGAACGGTGCAAGAATCGAATCAAAACGCGGACGAAACGGATATATTCTGCGGGTATGTGGCAACTTAGATTTGGCAACATAGTCCATATGATCGATACAATATTGCGCGATGCGAAAAAGCCTACGCACTATTCCGTAATTGCGGAAGAAGCTGCGAAATGGCGTCCCGGCTTTTCTGTCCGAAATACTTATGCGACTTTGTCCCGCTGCGAAACTGCGATGCTTTGGGATGTAGGGACGTATGTCCATCGAGACTATGTCGTTTTACCGCTCAGTCTTATTCACGATGTTGAACGCTGGCTACTTAATGCTCTGAGTGAAGATGTTCCTTACGTTTCAATATATGGCGCATTTGTTCATTTTCATTCTCGGTGCGAACAGGCGTTACTTCCTTCAGAGACCGCGCTCTACTCATGCCTAAGACAAAGCAATCACAGGAATCTTGTCTATCCGCGGCCACCCAGTGTCTATCTTTACAAAAACTTTAGTGAGAGAGTACCTGTTTCGCTTGCCCTTACCAACTTCTTGCGTGATGCTGGTGGCCCCGTAACCCAGCAGGAATTGGAGGACTTTGCGTTAAGAAGAATGTTTTTGAAGGATCATCAGTTCGCCCTTCTATGCCAGCAGTTCACTGATGTAATGCGCACCTCTGATTGGGGCTATCTGCATCTTGATAATTATGAGTATGACTGCGAATCGCTCAGCCCTGTCATAGAGTATGCACAGCAAGTTCTTTCAGGAGAGGGCCACTGTTCGATTGAAAAAATCTATCGAGATAAATGTGTGACATGCTTGACAGTAGGTATTGATGGACCAGTCATGTTGTATTCAGCGTTTCAATGCTTCGCAAATGATGTATTTACCCTCCCATGCTACCCGCAAGTAGCAAAGCGCCATGCAGGCGAAGATGAGCGTCAGCGCTCAATTACAACACATGTGGTAAATTTTGTCCTCGAAGCTCATCGCCCATGTACCTATGAGTACCTTGATGAACATTTCGTTCAGGAGCTTGGCTATCAAGAGCAGCATGTTTACGCGATTTACCGAGAGCCGGATTTGTGCATGTATCATTCTGGATGTGTAGTTCACTTTCAAACCTTGGCTTGGAATGTCGAAAAACAACGTGCGCTAGAAAATGTTGCTGCTGATGCATATTCCTGCTCCATGCAATCTGGGGGTGTCTATTCTCGAGTCTCGCATTTAGTGGAGTCGCCAGGTCTCCCGGAACTTCCCGATGGTCTTCATTGGTCTAACACGATGGTTGCGGATATGTTGAGAAAGGGGGGGCAGTACGTGGTTCTCGGCAACGCGCGGGAGGCATTTCTTCCGAGGAACAATAAATTTCACATACAAAGTCTGGAATCGCTTATTGGAAATATATTGGAACGTGATTGGGGGGGGGCGGCAAAATTCACAGAATTCGAAGATGCGCTTGTGAAAGCTGGAATAATTATAAAAAGCCTCACGTCCGCCATGCTGGGTTCAGGGGAAATCGTTGTCATAAAGAACGCTGAAATAATGCTGAAGGAACTATTTGATGCTCAAAGAACTTGATCTTAAACCCGTCTATGACAGTGCTGACTGTGATCTGGTGCGTGATCTCATTGTTCCGCTGCTTACTAATTCTAGGGATTATTGGCGCGGTGTTGGTTTCTTTACGTCAGGTTGGCTCCGTAGTGCATGCGCGGGGATTGTCCCCCTCGTAAATGGCGGCGGGAGAGCTCGTATTGTTACTTCGCCACTGATGCAGAAACGTGACTGGGAAGCACTTCAGGCTGGGGATATCGCAAAGCGCGATACTGTCCTCCACGAGATTCTTAGAGAGCACGTTGTGGACTTAGAAAAGGCTCTTTCTCAAGATACTTTAAATGCTTTGGCGTGGATGATTGCTGATGGTGTCCTTGAGCTTAGGTTTGCAATTCCTAGAAAATTCGATATGGGGGGCGACTATCACGATAAAGTTGGTGTTTTTATTGATAAGTTTGAAGATATGGTTGCGATACACGGCTCTTTTAACGACTCCGCTAAGGGCTCATTGAATGGAGAGGCCTTCTCTGTTTTCAAGTCATGGGAGGAAGGTCAACGCCCATATGTTGAACAGCATCGTGCACGATTAACCAAACTTTGGCAAAGTGGAAATGCTCAGTTCCAGGTTCTTCTTCTGCCTGAAGCAATTAGGCACGAAATAATTAAGCTACAGACTGCAGAACGACCCTACAGAGTGCCCGCACAAATAAATCATGTCAGTCTACCTGAGGATGCCGTTCACGAGTTGGGTGTCAAATTATGGCCTTATCAAAGAGATGCTATCGATGCTTGGATTGATAATGATTTCCGTGGTATTTTTGAAATGGCAACGGGAACAGGCAAAACATTTACAGCTCTTGCAGCGGCTGCCGATCGAAGAATTGCTATGAAGCAGGTAGCCATTATCATTCTTGTGCCTTATCTTCATCTTCTTGAGCAGTGGCGGCAACATAGTGAGACCTTCGGTTTTTTTCCAATTATGTGTAGCGGGAATCATGATCATTGGCCCTCCTCGGTTCGATCCAAAATCCAGGATTACAAACTTGGAATGTTGCCTTCCATTTGTCTTCTTGCCGTACACGAGACAGCTTCTACGAAAAAATTCGCAACAGCAGTCCAAAGTCTCCCCTTAGAGAGTACGTTATTGATTGTTGATGAAGTCCACCGTCTAGGGTCACCGCACCTGCGTAATGCTTTAATAACAGGCGCTGGAATGCGGTTGGGCTTGTCGGCAACCCCTCGGCGTTGGTATGACGACGAAGGTAGTCAGATGCTTTCGGATTATTTCTCTGGCGTTTGTTTCGAGTTTTCCCTGAGTGAAGCTATTGGAAAATTCTTAACACCGTATCGGTACATGCCCATTTTGACTGAATTGACCGCAGATGAACGGGATGAATATGAAGAATTATCCCGCACTATTGCTGTTCTTGCGAGTCGTAATTTTGATAATGATAGTGAGGCTGAAGAGCGGATGAAGCGCCTGCTTCTTCGTAGGGCTCAGGTTGTGTCCGTTGCTGAGAATAAACTTCCCCTTCTTCTTACAGCATTACGGCGTCAAATTGCTGGTTGCATGGACGCTGGCACAGAGTTGCGGAATGTGCTTATCTACTGCGCGCCTGGCTCTCATAAGGCTGTTCTTAGTGCGGTTTCAGGGTTGGGTTTGCGTTGCCATGAGTTTGTTCATGCTGTATCGATGAAGCATAGAGAGACATTAATAGAACAATTTGCAAAGGGCGACGTCCAGGTGCTTGTGGCTATCCATTGTCTTGACGAAGGGGTGGATATTCCGTCTACTCAAACAGCATATTTTCTTGCCAGTACGACGAATCCTCGGGAATTTATTCAGCGCCGGGGGCGGATCCTGAGAAAATGTGAGGGGAAAAGCAGCGCCGATGTTTATGATTTTATTGTTGTACCTAATGCTGAGTTTGCCTACCTTCGTCGCGAATCAGATCTTGGATTACTTCGTCGCGAAATGCCTCGTTTTGCGGAGTTTGCATCCAATGCCTCAAATGAGTTTGAAGCTCGGGCTGTCATAAGAAATATCGTAGATTCCTTTCAGGTGTTGCATCTTCTTGATGCCAAGCCTTGGGATATATACCGCCAGGTGATGGAGTCAGTTGAAATTAAGGATAGGAGTTAGGAATGGTAGAAAAACACCAATTGATCAAGGAGAAACTCAAAAAGTATCCCCCTGAAGTTCAAGCCCTTGCTGCAAGAGCATTTGAACTCTCTCAATCCTTGCCGGAATCCGCAGTTGCAGAGCAACTCAAGGGAATTGTTCGTCAGGTCATAAAGGATAAGGAGACTCCACGATGATTCTCCACAAAATGACCCTCACAAATTTTCGACAATTCAAAGGGTCTCATGCGATTGAATTTGCTCGAGGAGAAGGCGGCAATGTGACCGTTATTTTCGGAGAAAATGGACGCGGGAAAACTGGCATTTATCGTGCTTTGCTTTTTTGCCTCTACGGAGAGAGGCACCTCTCGCAAGACGCACAGGTGGATGATCGTGAACTGTACTTAGTAAATTACCCGGCGATGGAGGCTAATACGGCTAATAAGCCTGTTGCGGGTAGTGTACGACTTGAATTCGAACATGCAGGGCGTTCATATGAAATTGAACGGTCCATTCTAGGGATGCTGAAAGAGGGAGAGGTGATTCAGGAGCACAATGGCGTTAGACTTGTAACGCGGGATGAGACTGGAAATGCCGTGACGAGCAGAGATCCCAATCAGATTGCGGATATTATTGGAGGTATTCTTGATCGTGGGTTAAGGGAATATTTTCTCTTTGATGGGGAAAAAATCGAACGCTTAACTCGGGCTAGTTCAGAGCAACGACGCGAAATCTCCGCCGGTGTTCGAAAGCTTCTAGACATTGATACACTTGAAACTGCCATGAAGGCAACAGAACGTCTCCGGAAATATCTGGACGCAGAAGTGGAATCACGGGCAACGGGTGAATTGGCTCGTGTGATCAAACAATTGCGAGAGAATGAGGAGCAATTTGCAGCGCGTAATCCCAGGATTGGTTCAATTGACGAGGAGCTTCAATGCGCGGGGCAGGAGAAAAAGCAAATTGATTCTGAGTTGGAAAAAATTCGAGAGATCAGGGACCTGCTAACAGCTCGGACTAATATGGAGGAAAGAGCACAAGACCTTGAGCAACAGGTTGACGCGCTTCTCCTAGATATGAAGAACCGGACAGGGAAAACCTCCCTGCTACTTGTTAGAAAGTCTGCTGAAAAGGTTTTCCGCGACATAGACAAGCGTAAGCAGAAGCATGAAATACCTTCGGAAATCCGTAGTGACTTGATTGATCGGTTGATCTCAGATGGACGATGCATTTGTGGGGCTAACATCAAGCCGGGAACTTCTGAGCATCATAATATCCTCTTGTGGCGAAACCGGACGCCTGATGTTGGGACAGAAGATTCGATGCTTGACCTCTGGCGTTACTTGAGTGGTGTTTGTAGTCATTATGAGGATATTGGAGTGGCTGCGGAATCGGTACTTCAGAAATACGCTTTAGTCAAAAATGACCTCCAGGTAACGGGGCGCAAGGTAGAGGAATTGCGTCAAAAGATTGGATCTTCAGAGCGTGCCGATGCTGC
It encodes:
- a CDS encoding DNA-directed RNA polymerase subunit alpha C-terminal domain-containing protein, which encodes MVMSNKSQASTFDVISSELSVRAMHVLEKCAIKDGEAFLRLTREDMSRTWGCGKGTIAEIEKKQSKLRMQGARKIVQLPRIEDCSESIQSDVFRAIQGELSVRAANAIQSLGISDLKSFMRLNLDQLLDCRNCGRKSACEILKIQGSVAEMIQRFAVKSGDPNIKEFSIDVANPVPWLTNWILGLARSKREANAFMFRKGMLGFAPMTLDSVAQQVGDVTRERVRQMENSIEKRAAARYQQLRLRPLMEEIAVVVELKGGIATSRELVKDVLCKGTDSSQFRFATELIAYFATLQVWKDTGLVLQNGNNVTKGDALPLIENLASIICEVALSEADERRSDDLWSIERERLKGVLQKKAHILNWIPDTSVLSDAIFESVLERCKNRIKTRTKRIYSAGMWQLRFGNIVHMIDTILRDAKKPTHYSVIAEEAAKWRPGFSVRNTYATLSRCETAMLWDVGTYVHRDYVVLPLSLIHDVERWLLNALSEDVPYVSIYGAFVHFHSRCEQALLPSETALYSCLRQSNHRNLVYPRPPSVYLYKNFSERVPVSLALTNFLRDAGGPVTQQELEDFALRRMFLKDHQFALLCQQFTDVMRTSDWGYLHLDNYEYDCESLSPVIEYAQQVLSGEGHCSIEKIYRDKCVTCLTVGIDGPVMLYSAFQCFANDVFTLPCYPQVAKRHAGEDERQRSITTHVVNFVLEAHRPCTYEYLDEHFVQELGYQEQHVYAIYREPDLCMYHSGCVVHFQTLAWNVEKQRALENVAADAYSCSMQSGGVYSRVSHLVESPGLPELPDGLHWSNTMVADMLRKGGQYVVLGNAREAFLPRNNKFHIQSLESLIGNILERDWGGAAKFTEFEDALVKAGIIIKSLTSAMLGSGEIVVIKNAEIMLKELFDAQRT
- a CDS encoding DEAD/DEAH box helicase family protein; this encodes MLKELDLKPVYDSADCDLVRDLIVPLLTNSRDYWRGVGFFTSGWLRSACAGIVPLVNGGGRARIVTSPLMQKRDWEALQAGDIAKRDTVLHEILREHVVDLEKALSQDTLNALAWMIADGVLELRFAIPRKFDMGGDYHDKVGVFIDKFEDMVAIHGSFNDSAKGSLNGEAFSVFKSWEEGQRPYVEQHRARLTKLWQSGNAQFQVLLLPEAIRHEIIKLQTAERPYRVPAQINHVSLPEDAVHELGVKLWPYQRDAIDAWIDNDFRGIFEMATGTGKTFTALAAAADRRIAMKQVAIIILVPYLHLLEQWRQHSETFGFFPIMCSGNHDHWPSSVRSKIQDYKLGMLPSICLLAVHETASTKKFATAVQSLPLESTLLIVDEVHRLGSPHLRNALITGAGMRLGLSATPRRWYDDEGSQMLSDYFSGVCFEFSLSEAIGKFLTPYRYMPILTELTADERDEYEELSRTIAVLASRNFDNDSEAEERMKRLLLRRAQVVSVAENKLPLLLTALRRQIAGCMDAGTELRNVLIYCAPGSHKAVLSAVSGLGLRCHEFVHAVSMKHRETLIEQFAKGDVQVLVAIHCLDEGVDIPSTQTAYFLASTTNPREFIQRRGRILRKCEGKSSADVYDFIVVPNAEFAYLRRESDLGLLRREMPRFAEFASNASNEFEARAVIRNIVDSFQVLHLLDAKPWDIYRQVMESVEIKDRS
- a CDS encoding AAA family ATPase, yielding MILHKMTLTNFRQFKGSHAIEFARGEGGNVTVIFGENGRGKTGIYRALLFCLYGERHLSQDAQVDDRELYLVNYPAMEANTANKPVAGSVRLEFEHAGRSYEIERSILGMLKEGEVIQEHNGVRLVTRDETGNAVTSRDPNQIADIIGGILDRGLREYFLFDGEKIERLTRASSEQRREISAGVRKLLDIDTLETAMKATERLRKYLDAEVESRATGELARVIKQLRENEEQFAARNPRIGSIDEELQCAGQEKKQIDSELEKIREIRDLLTARTNMEERAQDLEQQVDALLLDMKNRTGKTSLLLVRKSAEKVFRDIDKRKQKHEIPSEIRSDLIDRLISDGRCICGANIKPGTSEHHNILLWRNRTPDVGTEDSMLDLWRYLSGVCSHYEDIGVAAESVLQKYALVKNDLQVTGRKVEELRQKIGSSERADAANLENHRHLLERKIIKLEAEQAQIKDELLVLQDEHSTLLQQRKEIETENGIRDEMSRRAELAAMTSNALKCIHEEFAGETRDRLGASATKYFRELLDAESKQTLRDVVVDSDYSIQVYDRWQKPFLANISAGQRQIMSIAFIAALAEAAAGTSVLEMPLFMDTPFGRLSHEHRRNLLVNVPGWCTQWVLLATDTEFGRFEAKILRDTNKWSHFYVLKGAGAGSTKIESVAVDQADGLLRDEAEVV